The segment attTTGGTAGGTGGGGGGGGAATTATACCTGCACTATAACagaatttaatagacatttggacaggtacctgtggagaaaaggaataggtgacgtgttgggtcaaATCCATCTTCAGACATCAtcagggtcccgtcccgaaacgtcagtTATTCCTGTtccccagagacactgcctgacccactgagttattccagcatttagtgtctactgtTGATATAACTCCTACAGACTTGGACATGtaggaggtttagagggatatgggcccaatgcaggcaaatggcaccACCTTacaaggggcatcttggttggcatagacaaggcCATAcgacatagcagcagaattaggccattcagcccatcgagtctactccaccatccaaccGTGGCTAACccatatctccccatctccccgtaacctctagtTACTAATTGAGAAagggtcaagttgggctgaagggcctgtgtccgcccTGAATGACTGTGACTTTAGAAACCCCGtgctgtcatagggagaacgtgcaaactccacccagacagcatctgcggtcaGGATCGGTGTGTTTCCTGTTTTGGCATCAGCGTTTACCCCAAtgaatatcacacacacacacgacacagacAGACGAAAACAgagacacacattcacacacacattcacacacacacacacagacaaatagacacatacatacacacacacagacacacgtgctacacacacaaacaaacacgtacagacacacacacacatatacacacacacacacacacacattcacacacacagacacacacacacatacacacagacaaatagacacatacatacacacacacacacacacagacaaatagacacatacatacacacacacagacacatgtgctacacacacaaacaaacacgcacagacacacacacacacacacacacatatagacacagacacacacatacacacacacacacatatagacacacacgtacacacgtacacacatagacacatataTAAATGTTGAGATGGAATAAACCAGCAGCCAGAGTGAGTGCGGAGGttgagagtgtgcgtgtgtgtgagtggttgTGGATTTTCGGCTCTTGTAGTCTAGTTATAAAAGACGTCGTCTTCAATGAGCGAGCTGGTGTTGCTGGAGTGGGAATGCTGTAGGTGACTGCCTGTGCTCTGCTGCAGTGTCCTGTGTATGTCCAGCCCACCACCGCTGGCCTCTGGCAGGTACAGGCATttcgggggctcgaggcccaaggTCCCAGTGAGGGGGTGGGCAGGGTCCTTGTCCACGGGCAACTCTTCACCAGCCGGGCTGCCCATCGACGATGAGTGAGGGCTGACGGCAACACAAGGCCCCTCCACATTCAACGAGTAAAGGCCCTGGGACCCGCTGAGGGAGCGATCATCATAGTAACTGTCCTCCGTATCTACGGAAGGGAAGACTTGTGTTAAAGTAATAGACATTCagggaagtaggccattcggcccgtcgagccagcaccgccattcaatagacaatagacaataggtgcaggagggtgaCTTACTGAGGTAGTTCACCGCGATGCTGGGACTGCTGTCCCCAAGCACGCCGTCCGTGTCCAGCGAAGACCAAGCGCTCAGGGTCGCCTCGGTGATGGCGAACTGCTCGGCAACGCCTGCGGAGGAGAGAGACGAAGGAATATCATGGTGACCAGCGCAGTAACATGGAGCTCCAGGAACCACCCACACCAGACCAAGTGTTGTACAACCTGACCCTCCAGACTCCATCTCAGGGACCAGACGACacgggttcaatggttcaatgggtcGATGTCCCTTTATTGTCACCAGTAACATTGCAGGtccggtgagaggggggggggggggggggggggggggggggggggggtccagaaccaggggccacagtttaagaataaggggttggccctttagaactgagatgaggaaaagcctttcacccagagagttgtgaatctgtggaattcgctgcctcagagggcggtggaggccaattctctggatgctttcaagagagagtaatgccccatgtcccacttaggaaacttgaacgggaacctctggagactttgcgccccacccaaggtttccgtgcggttcccggaggttgcaggtggttgccggaggttgcaggtagtggaagcaggtagggagactgacaaaaacctccgggaaccgcacggaaaccttgggtggggcgcaaagtctccagaggtttccgttcaggtttcctaagtgggacggggggcatattagatagggctctgaaagatagaggagtccggagatatggggagaaggcaggaacggggtactgattgtggatgatcagccatgatcacattgaatggcggtgctggctcgaagggccgaatggcctactctgcacctattgtctattgtctacaagacacacaactacataaaagttaacatcaacatccaccacagcggtcggggtgattgaaactcccacaacttggagctcctgaagttttaacagatttaataggaatctgaggggtaaacttttcacacatagggtggcgggtgcacggaacgagctgccggaggaggtagttgaggctgggactgtccctgcgtttaaggaacagttagacaggtacatggctaggacaggtttggagggaaattgggcaaatgtaggcaggtgggacatgtaggttggtgtgggcacgttgggtctgtttccacgctgtatcaatctATGGACCACAGCCCAGTGACCCCGTGTCCTACCTGCAGCAAAGCGAGCCTCCTTCAGCTCATCGGTCAACGTGGAGTACTGGTCCTCGTCCATGCGGGGGGCGTCACAACTGCGACGATGGGTGCCCCAGCCATTCCACTCAATGATGTGGGCAACTCGCCCACGTGCCATGGCTGTCGGCTTGGTGATGTGGTCCTTGGCTGTCTGAACCAAGCCTGCAATACAGGTACAACAACACACGTCAGTCAAACCGATCTATATGATCAATACTATCTGTGTGATCAATACTATCTGTGTGATCAATACTATCTATATGATCAATACTATCTGTGTGATCAATACTATCGACTACAGGATCTATACAGTGTGTGATCAATACTATCTGTGTGATCAATACTATCTATATGATCAATACTATCTGTGTGATCAATACTATCGACTACAGGATCTATACAGTGTGTGATCAATACTATCTGTGTGATCAATACTATCTATATGATCAATACTATCTGTGTGATCAATACTATCGACTACAGGATCAATACAGTGTGTGATCAATACTATCTATACGATCAATACAATCTTTAATGTCCCTTGgattatccttgaccggactatactggctttaaggggctgtcccactgcggcaacctaattgaagagtttagaagagtttgaaaaagtgtcatgttgaagacctccttcaacctccgtcaactatgttgaagaccagcttcgtgaaaattggacaccgaatagtggagagtgaagtcgacctcccttcgactatgttgaagactatctacgactctaCCCTCGATTACCAACGACTAACGTGCCATcccactacgacctacttcgactaaatctACGGgtaaaaataaatattgatttttttccaatgCGACCTATTTTtttctcgcgggcatttttcagcatgttgaaataaaCACCGAGGCCtcacggggaccactctcgagcatgagggagagttacaaagacctcctaggacctcacgtcgaccatgctgcgagtatgagtcgagggcaaactggcCAATTaagtcgccacagtgggacagcccctttgccttgcaccaaacgttattcccttgtcctgtgtctgtacaccgtaaatggagcgattgtaatcatgtgttgtctctcCGCTGGCTGGTCGGCACCAAACTAAACacctttcactgttcctcggtatacGTAACAAGAGACTAAACAGAAACTGagggggatacgggccaaacgcaggcaggtgggacatgttggtcggcgtgggcaggtcgggctgaagggccagtttcaacgctgcatcactaaactaaggaGGGCAAGGAGCAGTGTGACTGAGGGGGGTTTGGGTCTGGGTGCGTCTGTACAAAGCAGTGATCTATTTCTGTAGAACAGTAGCTGCCCATCGATGCAAGGTGACTAGTGTACAGGGCGGGTCACTAGCACTGGCCCTGCTTCCAGCAAATACCCAGTGGATCTGCCATCCTTCCACATACATacaccagagagaaggcaggatgtATTACAGTCCGTGCCAAGTCCCAGAGATCAACTGCTAATTACATATTTCGACAACAGAGGAAATGCgtaggaagatgctggtttaaactgaagacagacacaaaatgctggagtaactcagcgggacggggagcatctctggggagaagggacgggtgacgttttgggtcgagacccttcttcagacttgtccaatggagagtttggacaaactggatttgttttcagattcagattcagattcaattttaattgtcattgtctctAGGCTGTGAGGACCtctgggtgaggggaggggtgggtgggtgggagggggtgtgggagggggtgggggattgggggagggggtggggattggggggggggtggggggggttcctGCGGCAGCAGATTGCACAGTTTGACGATCTTTAGCAACTTAGTTGGTGCCAGAGTCGTggcaaaaatcatgagaggaatagatcgggtagacgcactgagtctcttgcccagagtaggggaatcgaggaccagaggacataggtttaaggtgaaggggagaagatttaacaggaatctgaggggtaatgttttcacacagagggtggtgggaatatggaacgagctgccagagggggtagttgaggcagggactatcccaacgtttatgaaacagttagacaggtatagggataggacgggtttggagggatatggaccaaacgcgggcaggtggggcatgttggccggtgtgggcaagttgggctgaggggcctgtttccgtgctgtgactcCGCTGCCCAGCTGAGGTGTGCCATATGGTGGCAACGGGTTGCCAGCGAAGCATTTCACTGGAGCGCTGTACGCCTGGCAATAAAACACCATCACGGGCGACATTGACCTACCAACCAGCGATGATCGTGCCAGTGCATTAACATCATAGCCATTCAGGGTCTGCTTGGAGCCAGAGAAAAATCCATTGGTACTTCCAAAGCAATTCTAAATCCCAAAGACAAGGAGAATCAAACATTGTTCAAAACAGTGAATCACAGAAACAAGATTGTAAAGTAATGACACTTAaattgtaagtgtgtgtgtgtgtgtgtgtggcacggtggcgcagcggtagagttactgcctcacagcacccgagacccgggttcgatcctgactacgggcgctgtctgtgcggagtttgtatgttctccccgtgggttttctccgagatcttcagtttcctcccacactcccaaagacgtgcacccTTGTAGCTTCAGCGGcgtggtatcaatgtaaaattgtccccagtgtgtgtgtgtgtgtgtgtgtgtaggatagtgtcagtgtgcagggatcgctggtcagtgtggactcggtgggcttcgagcctgtttccgcgcagtatctctcaactaaactcaatcagatttttaagggggggacagaaaacgctggagtaactcgacgggccaggcagcatctccggagagaaggaacgggtgacgtttcgggtcgagacccttcttcagtctgcagttccttccgacagattTGTAATGGTGTGTTATGCACCAtagtgttcagattcagatttcctggcacccttggttccatttcgccctcgaaacctgtcctgtccatgtacctgtctaactgtatcttaaacgtcacaatattccctgcctcaactacctcctccggcagctagttccatgcatccaccacccttagtgtgaaaacgtTAATTTAAATatacccccttcaccttaaacctttatgtccttgggttcttgattcccctactctgggtaaaggactctgtgcatctaccctatgtgtttatacatttctataagattacctctcatgctccaaggaataaagtcctagccagctCAACCATCCaaaagtggatgtgaagaggatgtttccactgatgggagagtagctgtgccctctggtccgagactctcccattagtggaaaggaCGTTGcactttgaaaggagatgaggaggaatttctttagccagagagcggcgaatctgtggaattctttgccgcagaaggctgtggaggccacgtcaatggatatttttaagccggaGATagattagattcttgattagtacaggggtctgagggttacggggagaaggcaggaggatggggtcaagagggaaagatgggtcagccacgattgaatggcggagtagactcgatgggccgaatggcctaattctgctcctgtaactttatgaaccttctctgcgcccGTTCCAGcttgactccagcaccttgtgattCATTTTGGATCAGTGAGGGGCTTGGTTAGTTTGTTTTACTTCCAGGAGCGTGCGTTTAAACCACGTACAGGATGGAGGAAGAGGCACTGACCTGGAGAATGGGGTCCCAGCAGAAATCTGTCCTGTCTTGCTGAAATATAATCCATCAATAGAAAAAAGCATTAAATCAACAGTggggttataataattttaaaaaaggaactgcagatgctggtttataccaaagataggctcaacgtgctggagtaacttagcaggcggcacagcggtagagttgctgcctcacagcgccagagacccgggttcgatcctgactacaggcgctgtctgtacggagtttgtacgttctccccgcgaccgttttctccgggtgcaccagtcAACGAAATACAACACAatgaaactaaacggaactaaattCACCGATGTTTGGGGGAGTGCGATAAAGTCACGACCTCAACACATTGAGACTTCCACCCCACCTCTGCCATGTGACACTCGGAGCCGCTGGAAGGAATTTCAGAGGCTGTGAAGCCGCAACGTTCCAGATATTGTACGCGGGGCGCGGGGATGGTCGGGTGGACATCCCGTGTGGGCGGAGGTAGCTGGAAGCGCAGTCAGTTCGggagggtgtttaagaaggaactgcagatgctggaaaatcgaaggtagacaaaagtgctggagaaactcagcgggtgcagcagcatctatgtggagcgaaggaaataataataataataataattttatttatagagctctttaaaaacaaacatagctgcaacaaagtgctgtacatcactaatcattgacaaaaaagttaatacacaccaaaaataacaatcaaaagaaatagcaggaaaagacatgtaaaataaagaaacatcaaaaacaccacaaacagaagcaaagcctcaggcatggtcaaaagccagggagtacaaatgtgttttaacactggatttgaagatgcctatttccttcgctccatgcaaagttgaacaatctccactataggaaataggcaacgtttcgggccgaaacccttccgggtttcggcccgaaacgttgcctatttccttcgctccacatagatgctgctgccccccctgcgtttctccagcatttttgtctactacgggtgtggcagcatctatggagcgaaggaaatagccaaagttgcctatttccttcactccatgcaaagagttggaCAATCTCCAcgatagggaggtttcacggcagtcgggtcacgacccacgacccgtactgttgctacgttactccaaatggattacacgcgatgaactgcaggttggCGCTTACCGTTGTTTCCAGCGccgcgggcccgttaaaacccgctgataTTGTCAatgtttgcgctgtaaataatgatggaaatcgggataagcgtgagagacatgtagcccacttcacaattccaaaagtgaggagaaatgacggcagataggagcgagagctgaagggaacaACAGCAGCCAGTGTGCCTGGCGACAattttgctcgctgcatttcatcaactaaggtgttTTTTCTCGATTCCTtcggcatctaaaaagtttcagacgtgataaatctggctgtaatttttttttttttttaaatcgcccatggttcccaagtgggtttttacatacagaatgaaaacgcatctgaggAAAAATTTCCAGCCAGATTGATCACCTCTGAGAATTTTTAAGattccaaaggaatcaagaaaaaacacacatAATGCCTTACtcgatgaaatgcagtgagcaaacgcgatcattcccaatattttcaattccgatatatctgcacggccaatgttcgccaagcactttacgctgctgttgtcccttcaattctcgcttctctataccatcatttcgcttcacgtttggaattccgAAGTTGGGAacgtgtctctcacacttaccccgactcccacaatttttttcagcgcaaaaaattcaacattttggcggtttttaaacaggtaggaaagtatgcgTTTTTAGCATTAATAATGCTCCTCCAgatggatgtcctccagatggatttagcggctccgtgcttcgagccctctgacccagtgacctttcgtgcaacctaccccccccccccccgtcctatattaaggaaataggcaacgtttcggtcgggCTCAGGTTCCCGAAAAGTTGACCCTTAGTCCCGAATCGGTGAAAGAATTTCGTAGTAGCTCTTGTAGAAAATTTTTGTCCAAATTGGACCATTTATCTTTTGTCCatttcgaaacgttgcctatttccttcgctccacatagatgctgctgcacccgctgagtttctccagcacttttgtccaccgttggtctctgcggaaggaggTTGGTGGGGAAGCAAATACGAGGTGCGCCTGGCTGAGCCCGTGTGGAAAGTGGACAGAGACGACTTTCGTTCGGAAGCTCCGCGctatccctctttctcctccactccctacgcaccaaGGATAGACAAATCACAGGAAGCAGACTGACCCTAcaaaacccacacgcctttggaaggcccggaggaaacccaacgcaggtcacggggagaacgtgcaaactccgtacagacagcagccaaggtggGGATCgtaccctgtgaggcagcaactctaccgctgcgccacctcggGTAAAGTATATCGGTGAGGAGCTGTGTAGacaggagagtctcggaccagaggacacaggaaggagaggaggagggattccttcagtcagagggtggtgaatctgtgggattctttgccacagacggctgtggaggccacgagccagtggatatctttaaggcggagattgacaaattcttgattagtgcggagggggagaaggcagggaggggaatggggttgagagggagagatagatcagccatgattgaatggcggagtagacttgatgtgtgtGGAAtgttttgcctcagagggcggtggaggcaggttctctggatgctttcaagagagagctagatagggctcttaaagatagcagagtcaggggatatgggggagaaggcaggaacggggtactgattggggacgatcagccatgatcacgttgaatggcggtgctggctcgaaaggtggaatggcctctactcctgtacctattgatgggccgaatggcccaattctgctcctatcacttatgaacatatggaCCTGCTCTTGAATGTTCCCTTGGCTGGGGTGAGGGGAGCAAGAAATATGTGGACTGTGTTATTGACGTGCCCTAGTGCGGAGTGGGCAGGGAGATGGTTACCTTGCAGATGTCCTGTGCttctgcggactccggctgctcCCTCTTGTCCTGACCCGCGCCGGTGCTTCTGCTCTGAGAGACATCGCCGGCACTCGCGGGGTTAACGTAGGCAGCCGTCAGAATTTCTAGAGAGACGAAATAATAAGAGAGATCTTCacacacactccgaagacgtgcaggttaattggctcggtgtaaatgtaagttgtccctggtgggtgtaggctggtgtgaatgtgcggggatcgctagtcaggggagatgggggggactcggtgggccgaagggcctgtttccatgctgtagactaaactaaactaaactcaactttgtGATGAGGTAACAAGGGAGTTaaccaaggtagacaaaattgctggagaaactcagcgggtgaggcagcatctatatggagcgaaggaatagggtgacgtttcgtgtcgagacccttcgggtctcgacccgaaacgtcaccctattcCTTCGCA is part of the Leucoraja erinacea ecotype New England chromosome 30, Leri_hhj_1, whole genome shotgun sequence genome and harbors:
- the fam131c gene encoding protein FAM131C codes for the protein MRLARPNGSGVRACGCVCVCVNLCVSVCLSGLSAATKCILGTLRLLTPPRPVACAGAGAQTAISVSLSVSLSLSLTHTHRRKQRYGAPFQRERKIVFALSPSYLPMMGCCISREILTAAYVNPASAGDVSQSRSTGAGQDKREQPESAEAQDICKQDRTDFCWDPILQNCFGSTNGFFSGSKQTLNGYDVNALARSSLVGLVQTAKDHITKPTAMARGRVAHIIEWNGWGTHRRSCDAPRMDEDQYSTLTDELKEARFAAGVAEQFAITEATLSAWSSLDTDGVLGDSSPSIAVNYLNTEDSYYDDRSLSGSQGLYSLNVEGPCVAVSPHSSSMGSPAGEELPVDKDPAHPLTGTLGLEPPKCLYLPEASGGGLDIHRTLQQSTGSHLQHSHSSNTSSLIEDDVFYN